CTGGAAACGTCCGCCAGGGCCTGATCCACCACGGCCATGTTGTCATCATAGGAGTTAGTCAGTATATTAATGCCACTCAGGGCAAAATCAGGGTTTGCGCCGGACCCCAACAGGTCGGGATTCATATTGCTAAATTGTATATACATTCCCTGCCCGGCATTGGCTCCCAACTGAAGCCAAAGCCCATTGCCCGTCCCGGCGTCACAGCTGCCGTCCAGTAGTTTCCTGGTGTTAAATTCCGTCCCGCTGACTATTCCTCCAATTCCCTCAATTAGCTGGTCAATTTCTTGCTGAATAGTCCTGCGGTCAGCATCGCTTAATGTACCGTTGTGCCCCTGTATCACCAGTTCCCTGATGCGCTGAATCATAGCGTGGGTCTCGTTTAAAGCACCCTCGGCGGTTTGCAGCAAGGAAATACCATCCTGAGCATTACGACTGGCCTGCTGCAAGCCCCTGATTTGGGCTCGCATCCTCTCGCTGATGGCCAGTCCGGCAGGATCGTCCGCAGCCCGGTTTATTCTGAGGCCCGAAGAAAGCCTTTCTATAGCTCTGGCGACCATGTTGCCGGCTCTGGTCATGTTTCTGTAAGCGGTCAGGGCGGCAATATTGTGGTTGATGATCATGGTTGAAACCCCTTTTGGAAGTAGGTTGCAAGATTCACATAATTAACTTATACAATATCACTACTTGTGATACTTTTACAACCTCACAGTTTGACCAGTTCACCCACCGGTTTCACATTCTGGTCATAAACAGCGAAAATTATCGGTTCCGTGAAAGCATGAGCCCCGGTATTGATTAATCCACATATTAATTGCACGCATTGAAAAGTTAAGTTAATTGATATTCTTCTTGTTGTTAAAGTCCCAGTTATTCAGATAACCCAGAAATGAACTTGTTATTACTTCTTTTAAGCTAGCAAGATTGCCCTGCTCAATGTATTCTAACATCTGACCCATGCAGTTGTTAAGGTTTTGAATTTCCTGGAGGAAGAAGCAGTCTTTGTTCTTTTTTAGGAATTGG
This region of Desulforamulus ferrireducens genomic DNA includes:
- a CDS encoding flagellin, yielding MIINHNIAALTAYRNMTRAGNMVARAIERLSSGLRINRAADDPAGLAISERMRAQIRGLQQASRNAQDGISLLQTAEGALNETHAMIQRIRELVIQGHNGTLSDADRRTIQQEIDQLIEGIGGIVSGTEFNTRKLLDGSCDAGTGNGLWLQLGANAGQGMYIQFSNMNPDLLGSGANPDFALSGINILTNSYDDNMAVVDQALADVSSERGRIGAYINRLEHTINNLDTTAENLIAAESRIRDADMAREIMELVKYSILQQVAMAMFVQANQQAKSVLWLLKQADNDYILW